In Labrus bergylta chromosome 6, fLabBer1.1, whole genome shotgun sequence, the following proteins share a genomic window:
- the LOC110000515 gene encoding angiopoietin-related protein 4-like — MKTPQLLVLLLTILMHAAVGFPSDRKEKQASWDDVNVVAHGLLQLGQGLKEHVDKSKAQMREVNAKLKAFNGTLAELEKKQREQSEDLMARSKEAEERERLAAELTEEMRVKVEEVGKKDKDIHSRVDRLEEKMQEVLKEPRLESNNSEHTGASFIQRLLAAQNRRIDQLVEKIQQQQDKMEKQNLHLQALQNKVSHKKVKSHRRRDQETVLRGEAEPGMHTSGLATDCHDLFVQGQRASGVYTIQPQGSLPFNVLCEMTSEGGWTVIQKRLDGSQNFNQLWESYRRGFGNLNGEFWLGLENIHSLSKQGQYVLQVEVSNSAGQQKSDYGFHLDGEDKMFALHLQTKSESQENIITSGASGVPFSTVDRDNDLAKDVNCAELLSGGWWFSSCGESNLNGRYPRRPSGLRRDQSRRQGMFWTSTKGQNTSVKTTLLKIAPATINQ; from the exons ATGAAGACGCCACAGCTTCTCGTCCTCCTTCTGACCATCTTGATGCATGCAGCAGTCGGTTTCCCCTCTGACAGAAAGGAGAAACAAGCCTCCTGGGACGATGTGAACGTGGTGGCTCACGGCCTCCTGCAGCTGGGTCAGGGTCTGAAGGAGCACGTGGACAAGAGCAAAGCCCAGATGAGAGAAGTCAACGCCAAACTGAAAGCCTTCAACGGCACGCTGGCCGAGCTAGAgaagaagcagagggagcaaagCGAGGATTTGATGGCCAGAAgcaaagaggcagaggagagggagaggctggctgcagagctGACCGAggagatgagggtgaaggtggaggaggtaGGGAAGAAAGACAAGGACATTCACTCCAGGGTGGACAGACTGGAGGAAAAGATGCAGGAGGTCCTTAAAGAGCCAAGACTGGAGAGCAACAACAGCGAGCACACAGGAGCCTCGTTTATCCAG AGACTCCTCGCTGCACAGAACAGACGCATCGATCAGCTGGTGGAGAAAATACAGCAGCAACAAGACAAAATGGAGAAACAGAATCTTCACCTGCAGGCACTGCAGAACAAG GTTTCACATAAGAAAGTAAAATCCCACAGACGTAGAGATCAAGAGACGGTTCTGAGGGGGGAGGCAGAGCCAGGCATGCACACATCAG GTTTGGCCACAGACTGTCATGATCTGTTTGTACAAGGACAGCGAGCCAGCGGCGTCTACACCATCCAACCACAGGGCTCCCTGCCCTTCAACGTGCTCTGTGAAATGACTTCAG AAGGTGGATGGACTGTCATCCAGAAACGTCTTGATGGATCCCAGAACTTCAACCAGCTCTGGGAAAGCTACAGGAGAGGCTTCGGAAACCTGAATG GTGAGTTCTGGCTCGGCTTGGAGAACATCCACTCCCTCTCAAAACAAGGACAGTACGTTCTGCAGGTTGAGGTCTCCAATAGTGCGGGGCAGCAGAAGTCTGATTATGGATTCCATCTGGACGGAGAAGATAAGATGTTCGCTCTCCACCTGCAGACCAAGTCCGAGAGTCAGGAGAACATCATAACAAGCGGAGCCTCTGGTGTTCCTTTTTCAACAGTCGACAGAGACAACGACCTCGCCAAAGACGTCAACTGTGCTGAGCTGCTCTCAG gtggtTGGTGGTTCAGCAGTTGTGGTGAGTCAAACCTCAATGGCAGATATCCCAGAAGGCCGAGCGGGCTCAGGCGTGATCAGTCAAGGAGACAGGGGATGTTCTGGACGTCCACAAAGGGACAAAACACCTCTGTAAAGACCACTCTCCTCAAGATCGCACCCGCCACAATAAACCAATGA
- the LOC110000504 gene encoding dipeptidyl peptidase 9, translating into MHRVKRLKIEDKTEDRQKSVSNTLAGMMGVDELTDSTEVVEMEDVNPTQFHVEKHSWDGLRKIIHNSRKNTGVVINKAPHDFQFIQKDEASPHSHRIYYLGMPYTSRENALLYSDIPKKVRKDALLILSWKPLLDHFQASPHHGGISREEELLRERKRLGVSGITSYDYHRPSGLFLFQANSSLYYCRDDANKGLLTSPVEPVEIKSQCSGTRMDPKICPGDPNFISFINNNDIWVTSVETGEERRLTFCHKGIDNPKDDPKSAGVATFVTQEEFDRFTGNWWSPAAREESDGGKTLQILYEEVDESEVEIIHVPSPALEERKTDIYRYPRAGSKNPDITLKIAEIRTDNLGKIVSTQEKELPVPFTSLFPDTEYITRAGWTKDGKYAWAVMMDRRQQRLHLVLLPPALFIPANQDEASRQESLEALGDTIQPFIIYQETSDIWINVHDIFHPFIQTSDDEISFITVNESKTGFCHLYKITSVLQRGTYHWAKGYTHSEDDFRCPLKEEVTITSGEWEVLANHGAKRSSSPQIWVDEAAKLVYFQGTKDSPLEHHLYVVSYDSPGEIVRLTKPGFSHSCSVSQTFDMFISHYSSLKTSPCVHIYKLNGSDREPLHKEPQFCASMMESSGFPYDHMPPEIFSFTGKSGFELYGMFYKPHNLIPGKKHPTVMFVYGGPQVQLVNNSYKGLKYLRLSTLASLGYAVLVIDGRGSCQRGLKFEGAVKDRMGQVEIEDQVEGLHYVADKYKFVDLSRVAIHGWSYGGFLSLMGLIHKPDIFKVSIAGAPVTLWMAYDTGYTERYLDTPDKNKKGYEACSVALHADKLPNEPNRLLILHGFLDENVHFFHTNFLVSQLIRAGKPYNLQVYPNERHSIRCPESGEHYEITLLHFLQQNL; encoded by the exons ATGCACAGAGTAAAGAGGCTGAAAATTGAAGACAAAACAGAAGACAGGCAGAAAAG CGTCAGCAACACACTGGCAGGTATGATGGGAGTGGATGAGCTGACAGACAGCACAGAAGTGGTTGAGATGGAAGATGTGAACCCCACACAGTTCCACGTGGAGAAGCATTCATGGGACGGCCTGCGAAAGATCATCCACAACAGCCGCAAGAACACAGGCGTGGTCATCAACAAGGCGCCGCATGACTTCCAGTTCATCCAGAAGGACGAAGCCAGTCCGCATTCCCACCGTATCTACTACCTCG GAATGCCTTACACCAGCAGGGAAAACGCTTTGCTCTACTCAGACATTCCCAAGAAGGTCCGTAAAGATGCTCTGTTGATTTTGTCATGGAAACCGCTGCTGGATCACTTTCAG GCCAGCCCTCACCACGGAGGCATCTCGCgggaggaggagctgctgcGAGAGAGGAAACGTCTGGGGGTGTCTGGCATCACCTCCTATGATTATCACCGACCCAGCGGCCTCTTCCTGTTCCAGGCCAACAGCAGTCTGTACTACTGCCGCGATGACGCCAACAAAGGCTTACTT ACGTCTCCTGTGGAGCCTGTTGAGATTAAAAGCCAGTGTTCAGGCACACGTATGGACCCCAAGATCTGCCCTGGGGACCCCAACTTCATCAGCTTCATCAACAACAATGACATCTGGGTGACCAGCGTAGAGACGGGTGAAGAGAGGAGGCTCACCTTCTGTCATAAAG GTATTGATAACCCAAAAGACGACCCCAAATCTGCGGGTGTGGCCACTTTTGTCACACAGGAAGAGTTTGACCGCTTTACTGGAAACTGGTGGTCTCCTGCTGCTCGGGAAG AATCAGATGGGGGTAAGACTCTGCAGATTCTGTACGAGGAGGTAGACGAGTCTGAAGTTGAGATCATTCATGTTCCATCTCCAGCCTTGGAGGAGCGCAAGACCGACATCTACAGATACCCACGCGCAG GCAGCAAGAATCCTGATATTACTCTCAAAATAGCAGAAATCAGAACAGACAATCTCGGAAAG ATTGTCAGCACACAGGAGAAGGAGTTGCCTGTTCCCTTCACCAGTTTGTTCCCCGATACCGAATATATCACCAGAGCTGGATGGACAAAAGACGGGAAAta cgCGTGGGCGGTCATGATGGACCGGCGGCAGCAGCGCCTCCACTTGGTCCTGCTTCCTCCAGCGCTGTTCATCCCTGCAAATCAGGATGAGGCCAGCAGACAGGAGAGTCTGGAGGCCCTTGGAGATACGATCCAGCCTTTCATCATCTACCAAGAGACCAGCGACATCTGGATCAAT GTCCATGACATCTTTCATCCATTTATCCAAACCAGTGATGATGAGATCTCCTTTATCACAGTCAATGAATCCAAAACAGGATTCTGCCACCTGTATAAGATCACCTCAGTGTTACAGCGGGGCACCTACCACTGGGCCAAAGGATACACGCACTCTGaag ATGATTTCAGGTGTCCACTCAAAGAGGAAGTGACCATAACTAGCGGGGAGTGGGAGGTGCTGGCCAATCACGGAGCAAAG CGTTCGTCCAGTCCTCAGATTTGGGTGGACGAGGCAGCCAAGCTGGTTTACTTCCAGGGAACCAAAGACTCTCCTCTGGAACATCACCTCTATGTCGTCAGCTACGACTCGCCGGGAGAAATCGTTCGACTTACCAAACCAGGTTTCTCCCACAGCTGCTCAGTGAGCCAG ACATTTGATATGTTCATCAGCCATTATAGCAGCTTGAAAACGTCCCCCTGCGTGCACATCTACAAGCTGAACGGCTCAGACAGAGAGCCGCTGCACAAAGAGCCGCAGTTCTGTGCCAGCATGATGGAGTCATCTG gtttCCCATACGACCACATGCCTCCAGAGATCTTCAGCTTCACAGGGAAGTCAGGGTTTGAGTTGTATGGTATGTTTTACAAACCCCACAACCTGATCCCGGGCAAAAAGCATCCCACTGTCATGTTCGTGTACGGCGGCCCGCAG GTCCAGTTAGTGAATAACTCTTATAAAGGACTGAAGTACCTGCGGCTCAGCACGCTGGCGTCTCTGGGCTACGCTGTGCTGGTCATCGATGGGCGGGGCTCCTGTCAGCGAGGGTTGAAGTTTGAAGGAGCTGTGAAGGACAGAATG GGTCAGGTGGAGATTGAAGACCAGGTGGAGGGTTTGCACTACGTCGCTGACAAGTACAAGTTTGTGGACCTGAGTCGAGTTGCCATCCACGGCTGGTCGTACGGAGGCTTCCTCTCCCTGATGGGCCTCATCCACAAACCCGACATCTTCAAG gTTTCAATAGCAGGAGCTCCTGTGACATTGTGGATGGCGTATGACACTGGCTACACAGAGCGATATTTGGATACGCCCgataaaaacaagaaaggatACGAGGCGTGTTCTGTCGCCCTGCATGCCGACAAACTCCCAAATGA GCCCAACAGGTTGCTGATCCTTCACGGGTTTCTAGACGAGAACGTGCACTTCTTCCACACTAACTTCTTGGTGTCTCAGCTCATCCGCGCAGGGAAGCCATACAACCTGCAG gttTATCCCAATGAACGACACAGCATCCGCTGTCCAGAGTCTGGAGAACATTATGAGATTACGCTGTTGCACTTCCTCCAGCAGAACCTCTGA